In one window of Deltaproteobacteria bacterium DNA:
- a CDS encoding transposase, translating to MKAPKNIYGFNLHAGSRASSNDKKGHERLCRYLLRPPLSNDRLTSTTDGKYRITLKRAWNDGSVPRQAAGRYKMS from the coding sequence ATTAAAGCGCCAAAGAACATTTATGGCTTTAATCTTCATGCAGGCAGTCGTGCTAGTTCTAATGATAAAAAGGGCCACGAAAGATTATGCCGCTATCTTTTGCGCCCGCCATTATCTAATGATCGCTTAACTTCTACTACCGACGGAAAATATCGCATTACATTAAAGCGAGCATGGAATGACGGCAGTGTGCCGCGGCAAGCGGCAGGGAGGTACAAAATGTCTTAA